One window of the Anaeromyxobacter dehalogenans 2CP-C genome contains the following:
- a CDS encoding cupin domain-containing protein, with amino-acid sequence MAKDDLLPPAEAHRFVELLGYAEHGIASRILAKKGTSNVTLFAFDAGQGLTEHTSPFDALVVVLEGALTLTIGGKPVEAPTGSITRMPANVPHAVDAGARARMLLVMLRDPAPAP; translated from the coding sequence ATGGCCAAGGACGACCTGCTGCCGCCCGCCGAGGCGCACCGCTTCGTCGAGCTGCTCGGCTACGCCGAGCACGGCATCGCCAGCCGCATCCTGGCGAAGAAGGGGACGAGCAACGTCACGCTGTTCGCGTTCGACGCGGGGCAGGGGCTCACCGAGCACACCTCGCCGTTCGACGCCCTGGTGGTGGTGCTGGAGGGCGCGCTGACGCTCACGATCGGCGGGAAGCCGGTCGAGGCCCCGACCGGAAGCATCACGCGGATGCCGGCGAACGTTCCGCACGCGGTGGACGCGGGCGCGCGGGCCCGCATGCTGCTCGTCATGCTGCGCGACCCGGCGCCGGCGCCCTGA
- a CDS encoding amidohydrolase family protein: MPLTRRSRIAAVTLATVAAASLGAASLQGGSRAAVRDITVHEGTNVAVTASPDGRDLVMDLQGVLWSLPRGGGEARRLTDGLLEPARPDFSPRGDRVAFQAYAGGTFHIWTMRPDGTDVRQLTSGHGDDREPRFSPDGTRIAFSSDRAFEGSYDVWVVDVASGALTRWTEAPADEFEPAWTPDGGEIAFVSGAGSTGTAIEAVDSTGARRTLATAPAGARLNSPSISPDGAHLAWIQFAANRSRLVVDGAPASPFEDVFPFPAHWLSARTLLYSADGGIRVTDLDAGTSEQVAFQATFRLVRPAWDRKRFDFDRTAPRQALGIVAPALSPDGTRVVFQALNRLWLMDVGGAPRPLTDGPYYAQDPAWSRDGTRIAYASDKAGTADLYVLDVATGAEQRVTSLPGAEVAPAWSPDGGRLAFQDQAGATHVLDLASGAVRQIVAPLFAPGRPTWSADGRTVALAALKPYTRRFREGTSQILTVDVESGATRYQEAAPFESLSTRGDDGPVWSPDGTALAFVMQSTLWVMPVDAAGRAAGSPVRITSEPTDAPTWSGDSRRLLYLSSGTLRMVAREGGAPSTVPVELRWRPERPEGSVLVHAGRLWDGRGPAVQHDVDLVVAGNRIRAILPHRADAHARAAAQGQRVVDASGLTAIPGLWESHTHEWISGKFYGARLGRLWLSYGVTSAHSLGDPDYRAVETREAYASGARVGPRFFASGEAIDGERVYYNFMRPTTTDAQLDLELARARALDYDMVKTYVRMKHEWQAKAVRFAHEEMGVWVGSHYMLPGMSYGMDGQTHVSATTRLGFAYTRSSGGVSYGDVRTLFARSGMFDISTTFNSSLYAEDPAMVDDPRLIALNTPWDQVLLRGKRDRALTTDQTVSLESLRREEETLAAVLRAGGTMLAGTDSPIDNVATALHLNLRAQVKLGGLAPWEALRTATALPARAFGVDADLGTIEAGKLADVVFVRGDPLADVADAANVELVMKNGRLHTVAELMAPFTGGGATATSGPAHRRLPAAPGVAVTPARWWHDPEAMVEEDHR, encoded by the coding sequence ATGCCGCTCACCCGCCGTTCCCGGATCGCCGCCGTCACACTCGCCACCGTCGCCGCCGCGTCGCTCGGCGCCGCCTCGCTCCAGGGCGGCAGCCGCGCCGCGGTGCGCGACATCACGGTCCACGAAGGGACCAACGTCGCCGTGACCGCCTCGCCGGACGGGCGCGACCTCGTCATGGATCTCCAGGGCGTGCTCTGGTCCCTGCCGCGCGGCGGCGGCGAGGCGCGCCGCCTCACCGACGGGCTCCTCGAGCCCGCCCGCCCCGACTTCTCGCCGCGCGGCGACCGGGTGGCGTTCCAGGCCTACGCGGGCGGGACGTTCCACATCTGGACCATGCGGCCCGACGGCACCGACGTGCGCCAGCTCACCTCCGGCCACGGCGACGACCGCGAGCCGCGCTTCTCGCCCGACGGGACGCGCATCGCGTTCTCCTCCGACCGCGCGTTCGAGGGCAGCTACGACGTGTGGGTGGTGGACGTCGCGAGCGGCGCGCTGACGCGCTGGACCGAGGCGCCGGCGGACGAGTTCGAGCCCGCCTGGACGCCCGACGGCGGCGAGATCGCGTTCGTCAGCGGCGCCGGATCCACCGGCACCGCCATCGAGGCGGTGGACTCGACCGGCGCCCGCCGCACGCTCGCGACCGCGCCCGCCGGCGCGCGGCTGAACTCGCCGTCGATCTCCCCCGACGGCGCGCACCTCGCCTGGATCCAGTTCGCCGCGAACCGCAGCCGGCTCGTGGTGGACGGCGCGCCCGCCTCGCCGTTCGAGGACGTGTTCCCGTTCCCGGCGCACTGGCTCTCCGCGCGGACGCTCCTCTACTCCGCCGACGGCGGCATCCGCGTGACCGATCTCGACGCCGGCACCAGCGAGCAGGTCGCGTTCCAGGCGACGTTCCGCCTGGTGCGGCCGGCGTGGGACCGCAAGCGCTTCGACTTCGACCGCACCGCGCCGCGCCAGGCGCTCGGCATCGTCGCGCCGGCGCTGTCGCCCGACGGCACGCGCGTGGTGTTCCAGGCGCTGAACCGGCTCTGGCTGATGGACGTGGGCGGCGCGCCCCGCCCGCTCACCGACGGCCCGTACTACGCGCAGGACCCGGCCTGGTCGCGCGACGGCACGCGCATCGCGTACGCCTCGGACAAGGCAGGCACCGCCGACCTGTACGTGCTCGACGTGGCCACCGGCGCGGAGCAGCGCGTGACCTCGCTGCCCGGCGCCGAGGTGGCGCCGGCGTGGTCGCCGGACGGCGGGCGGCTCGCGTTCCAGGACCAGGCCGGCGCGACGCACGTGCTCGACCTCGCCAGCGGCGCCGTGCGCCAGATCGTGGCGCCGCTGTTCGCGCCGGGGCGCCCGACCTGGTCCGCGGACGGGCGCACCGTCGCGCTCGCCGCGCTGAAGCCCTACACGCGCCGCTTCCGCGAGGGCACCAGCCAGATCCTCACCGTGGACGTGGAGTCCGGCGCCACGCGCTACCAGGAGGCGGCGCCGTTCGAGTCGCTGAGCACGCGCGGCGACGACGGTCCGGTGTGGTCGCCGGACGGGACCGCGCTCGCGTTCGTGATGCAGAGCACGCTGTGGGTCATGCCGGTGGACGCGGCCGGCCGCGCCGCCGGGTCGCCGGTGCGGATCACCTCCGAGCCCACCGACGCGCCCACCTGGAGCGGCGACTCCCGGCGCCTGCTGTACCTGTCGAGCGGCACGCTGCGGATGGTGGCGCGCGAGGGCGGCGCGCCCTCGACCGTGCCGGTCGAGCTGCGCTGGCGCCCCGAGCGTCCGGAGGGCTCCGTGCTCGTCCACGCCGGGCGGCTCTGGGACGGCCGCGGGCCCGCGGTCCAGCACGACGTGGACCTCGTCGTCGCCGGCAACCGCATCCGCGCCATCCTCCCGCACCGCGCCGACGCCCACGCGCGCGCCGCCGCGCAGGGGCAGCGCGTGGTGGACGCGTCGGGGCTCACCGCCATCCCGGGCCTGTGGGAGTCGCACACGCACGAGTGGATCAGCGGGAAGTTCTACGGCGCCCGGCTCGGCCGGCTTTGGCTGTCCTACGGCGTGACCTCGGCCCACTCGCTCGGCGATCCGGACTACCGCGCGGTGGAGACGCGCGAGGCGTACGCCTCGGGCGCCCGCGTCGGCCCGCGCTTCTTCGCGAGCGGCGAGGCCATCGACGGCGAGCGCGTCTACTACAACTTCATGCGCCCGACCACGACCGACGCGCAGCTCGACCTCGAGCTCGCCCGCGCCAGGGCCCTCGACTACGACATGGTGAAGACCTACGTGCGCATGAAGCACGAGTGGCAGGCGAAGGCCGTGCGCTTCGCGCACGAGGAGATGGGCGTGTGGGTCGGCTCGCACTACATGCTGCCCGGCATGTCGTACGGGATGGACGGCCAGACGCACGTGAGCGCCACCACCCGCCTCGGCTTCGCCTACACCCGCTCGTCGGGCGGGGTGAGCTACGGCGACGTGCGCACGCTGTTCGCCCGCTCCGGCATGTTCGACATCTCCACCACCTTCAACTCGTCGCTGTACGCCGAGGACCCGGCCATGGTGGACGACCCGCGCCTGATCGCGCTCAACACGCCGTGGGACCAGGTGCTGCTGCGCGGGAAGCGCGACCGCGCGCTCACCACCGACCAGACCGTCAGCCTGGAGAGCCTGCGGCGGGAGGAGGAGACGCTCGCGGCGGTGCTGCGCGCCGGCGGCACCATGCTCGCCGGGACGGACTCGCCCATCGACAACGTCGCGACCGCGCTGCACCTCAACCTGCGCGCGCAGGTGAAGCTGGGCGGCCTGGCGCCGTGGGAGGCGCTGCGCACCGCCACCGCCCTGCCCGCCCGCGCCTTCGGGGTGGACGCGGACCTCGGGACGATCGAGGCGGGCAAGCTCGCCGACGTCGTGTTCGTGCGCGGCGATCCGCTCGCGGACGTCGCCGACGCGGCCAACGTGGAGCTGGTCATGAAGAACGGCCGCCTCCACACGGTCGCGGAGCTGATGGCGCCGTTCACCGGCGGCGGCGCGACGGCCACGTCCGGCCCCGCGCACCGGCGGCTGCCCGCGGCGCCCGGGGTGGCGGTGACGCCGGCGCGGTGGTGGCACGATCCGGAGGCGATGGTCGAGGAGGACCACCGGTAG
- a CDS encoding MauE/DoxX family redox-associated membrane protein yields the protein MSGGALRWAVLYARLALAAAFLSAVGSRLGLWGHNDFDAFVRYTAEVNAFLPASLAPFLARAATVAETTLGLALLAGVRLRWVALASAGLLAVFGAAMGVSFGPKSPLDYSVFSASAAALLLALAAPAPARREARRAGTAGAEPAAGP from the coding sequence GTGAGCGGCGGCGCGCTCCGCTGGGCCGTCCTGTACGCGCGCCTGGCGCTGGCGGCGGCGTTCCTGTCGGCGGTCGGCAGCCGGCTCGGGCTCTGGGGGCACAACGACTTCGACGCGTTCGTGCGCTACACCGCCGAGGTGAACGCGTTCCTGCCCGCGTCGCTGGCGCCGTTCCTGGCGCGCGCCGCGACCGTGGCCGAGACCACGCTCGGCCTCGCGCTCCTCGCCGGCGTGCGGCTGCGCTGGGTGGCGCTCGCCAGCGCCGGCCTGCTGGCGGTGTTCGGCGCCGCCATGGGCGTCTCGTTCGGCCCGAAGTCGCCGCTCGACTACTCGGTGTTCTCCGCGTCCGCCGCCGCGCTCCTGCTGGCGCTGGCCGCGCCGGCCCCGGCGCGCCGCGAGGCGCGCCGGGCCGGGACCGCCGGGGCGGAGCCCGCCGCCGGCCCGTGA
- a CDS encoding cupin domain-containing protein, producing MTHEPNHPDGTDHLPWAEVSPGFSLKLLHGAADGDTRALLLRLEPGTLVPRHRHEGEVHALNLAGHRKLLDTGEIVGPGGYVHEPAGNEDSWMAVGDEPVVVFVTVRGAMETLDPQGGVAERSTTAGIAAFYRGVLARHGAAR from the coding sequence ATGACCCACGAACCGAACCACCCGGATGGAACCGATCACCTGCCCTGGGCCGAGGTGTCGCCCGGCTTCTCCCTGAAGCTCCTCCACGGCGCCGCGGACGGCGACACGCGGGCGCTGCTGCTCCGCCTCGAGCCCGGCACCCTCGTCCCGCGGCACCGCCACGAGGGCGAGGTGCACGCGCTCAACCTCGCCGGCCACCGGAAGCTGCTCGACACCGGCGAGATCGTCGGCCCGGGGGGCTACGTGCACGAGCCGGCCGGGAACGAGGACAGCTGGATGGCGGTGGGCGACGAGCCGGTGGTGGTGTTCGTGACCGTGCGCGGCGCGATGGAGACGCTCGACCCGCAGGGCGGGGTGGCCGAGCGGAGCACCACCGCCGGCATCGCGGCCTTCTACCGCGGCGTGCTCGCGCGGCACGGGGCGGCGCGGTGA
- a CDS encoding PLP-dependent aminotransferase family protein, which produces MDPLTSPTVDLHVSLDRRGRLAADAYRQLREAILDGRLRAGERLPATRELARRLDVSRNTVLHAYQRLAAEGFLKGRAGAGTYVAEGVRADARGRRAPAGAALRPRPSWRSLPAPPAPPAALPYDFQVGAPDPALFPWDAWRWRVSRQLRGRRARAGYPPPEGDPGARAAMARHLGVARSVRAGADDVILTSGAQQALDLVGRVLLAPGDRVAVEDPGYPPARAAFEALGARAVPVPVDAEGLVVDALPADVRLVHVTPSHQFPLGMPMSLRRRQALLAWSERTGAAIVEDDYDSEFRFDGRPLEPLQALDRQGRVVYVGSLSKVLLPTLRLGLLVAPASLVPALRAAKALSDSHGPLELQRALAELVDDGLLARHVRRVLRVYRERRDRLAAAVARHLGDRVIALPASAGLHRSFHLAGGCADEAEVVRRAQALGVAVQPLAPYHARPGRPGFALGYGVIPADRIDEGIRRLAAALEPPPAVRRPRR; this is translated from the coding sequence ATGGATCCATTAACGTCCCCGACCGTGGACCTGCACGTCTCGCTGGACCGCCGCGGCCGGCTCGCCGCCGACGCCTACCGCCAGCTCCGGGAGGCCATCCTGGACGGCCGCCTGCGCGCCGGCGAGCGGCTCCCCGCCACCCGCGAGCTGGCCCGCCGCCTCGACGTCTCGCGCAACACCGTGCTGCACGCCTACCAGCGGCTCGCGGCGGAGGGGTTCCTCAAAGGCCGGGCCGGCGCGGGCACGTACGTGGCCGAGGGCGTCCGCGCCGACGCCCGCGGCCGCCGCGCGCCCGCCGGCGCGGCGCTGCGACCGAGGCCGTCGTGGCGGTCGCTGCCCGCGCCGCCGGCCCCGCCCGCTGCGCTGCCCTACGACTTCCAGGTCGGCGCGCCGGACCCGGCGCTCTTCCCGTGGGACGCCTGGCGCTGGCGGGTGTCGCGCCAGCTCCGCGGCCGGCGCGCGCGCGCGGGCTACCCGCCGCCGGAGGGCGATCCGGGCGCGCGCGCGGCGATGGCGCGCCACCTGGGCGTGGCCCGCTCGGTGCGCGCCGGCGCGGACGACGTGATCCTCACCTCGGGCGCGCAGCAGGCGCTCGATCTGGTCGGCCGGGTGCTGCTCGCGCCGGGCGATCGCGTGGCGGTGGAGGACCCGGGCTATCCGCCGGCCCGCGCCGCGTTCGAGGCGCTCGGCGCGCGCGCGGTGCCGGTGCCGGTGGACGCGGAGGGGCTGGTGGTGGACGCGCTCCCCGCCGACGTGCGGCTCGTCCACGTCACGCCGTCGCACCAGTTCCCGCTGGGCATGCCCATGTCGCTGCGCCGCCGCCAGGCGCTGCTCGCCTGGAGCGAGCGGACCGGCGCGGCGATCGTCGAGGACGACTACGACAGCGAGTTCCGCTTCGACGGCCGGCCGCTCGAGCCGCTGCAGGCGCTGGATCGGCAGGGGCGCGTCGTCTACGTGGGCTCGCTGTCGAAGGTGCTGCTCCCGACGCTGCGGCTCGGGCTCCTGGTCGCGCCCGCCTCGCTCGTCCCCGCGCTGCGCGCCGCCAAGGCGCTCTCCGACTCCCACGGGCCGCTCGAGCTGCAGCGCGCGCTCGCGGAGCTGGTGGACGACGGGCTGCTCGCGCGCCACGTCCGCCGCGTGCTGCGCGTCTATCGGGAGCGCCGCGACCGGCTCGCCGCCGCGGTGGCGCGTCACCTCGGCGACCGGGTGATCGCGCTCCCCGCCTCCGCCGGCCTGCACCGGAGCTTCCACCTCGCCGGCGGGTGCGCGGACGAGGCGGAGGTGGTCCGGCGCGCGCAGGCGCTGGGCGTGGCCGTCCAGCCGCTCGCGCCGTATCACGCGCGGCCCGGCCGGCCCGGGTTCGCGCTCGGCTACGGGGTCATCCCCGCCGACCGGATCGACGAGGGCATCCGCCGGCTGGCGGCGGCGCTGGAGCCGCCGCCCGCCGTGCGCCGCCCTCGGCGCTGA
- a CDS encoding efflux RND transporter permease subunit, which translates to MKLTDLFVRRPVIAVVVNLVIVIAGLQAIRTLNVRQYPRSENAQITVTTTYVGANAELVRGFITTPLERVIASADGIDYLESESKQNVSIIRARLRLNYDSNRALAEIGSKIDQVRGDLPPEAEVPVVGIETADSQFASAYLSFSSKFLKQNEITDYLVRVVQPRLSSIEGVQRADILGARTFAMRVWLRPDRMAALNVSPAQVREALARNNYQAAVGQTKGSLVQVNLTANTDLRSVREFQQLVVREHDGATVRLGDVADVALGAEDYDAEVNFTGETAVFVGIWALPDANSLDVIKRVRTEMGAMQTQIPEQIKAVVAYDATAYIQDAIKDVEHTLAETLVIVVIVIFLFLGSLRSVLVPVVAIPVSLIGAVFLMQAFGFTLNLLTLLAIVLSVGLVVDDAIVVVENVERHLREGKTRMEAALAGVRELVGPVIAMTITLAAVYTPIAFQGGLTGSLFREFALTLAGAVTISGVVALTLSPMMSAHLLREGGEAKGLARLLERGFERVRDVYARHLEKSLQARGAIYAAWVAIIVLVGAMFAMAPRELAPTEDQGVVMGIVNTPSNSTLEQLVPNTKAVNRSLMEMPEAGFTFQITQPTGGFWGVGLKPWTERDRTAAEVLHEVQGRLAVIPGIQTFAILPPALPGGGNFPVEIVLASTAETQEILGFAQQLQEKAAKSGIFAFPPLIDVKIDQPSSEIEIDREKVAELGLDLRTVGQDLGSAVGGNYVNRFNVGGRSYKVIPQLLRTERLNPEQLEDIHVTGPDGRLIPLASIARIRDQVTPRSLNRFQQLNAVKLSGVAIRPLDEALSYLEDEAGKILPAGYVIDYTGESRQLRTEGNKFLPAFLLAIVLIFLVLAAQFNSFRDPLVILAGSVPLGMFGALALVFLKMPNPQMPFFTDGWTTTLNVYSQVGLVTLVGLVAKNGILIVEFANKLQEQGLSKVEAVRQAAVTRLRPILMTTFATVFGHLPLTYVTGPGAEARNSIGLVLVAGMTVGTAFTLLFLPSIYVLIARDHRKEALAARPAVLEPAVNVPLHPQLPSGTEP; encoded by the coding sequence ATGAAGCTCACCGACCTGTTCGTCCGGCGCCCGGTCATCGCGGTCGTCGTCAACCTCGTCATCGTCATCGCGGGCCTGCAGGCCATCCGCACGCTGAACGTGCGGCAGTACCCGCGCAGCGAGAACGCGCAGATCACCGTCACCACCACCTACGTGGGCGCGAACGCCGAGCTGGTGCGCGGGTTCATCACCACGCCGCTCGAGCGCGTCATCGCCTCCGCGGACGGCATCGACTACCTGGAGTCCGAGAGCAAGCAGAACGTCTCGATCATCCGGGCGCGCCTGCGGCTCAACTACGACTCGAACCGCGCCCTGGCCGAGATCGGCTCCAAGATCGACCAGGTGCGCGGCGACCTGCCGCCCGAGGCGGAGGTCCCGGTGGTCGGCATCGAAACCGCCGACAGCCAGTTCGCCTCGGCGTACCTGAGCTTCTCGTCCAAGTTCCTGAAGCAGAACGAGATCACCGACTACCTGGTCCGCGTCGTCCAGCCGCGCCTCTCGTCGATCGAGGGCGTGCAGCGGGCCGACATCCTGGGCGCCCGCACCTTCGCGATGCGCGTCTGGCTGCGGCCGGACCGGATGGCCGCGCTCAACGTCAGCCCGGCGCAGGTGCGCGAGGCGCTCGCCCGCAACAACTACCAGGCCGCGGTCGGGCAGACGAAGGGCTCGCTGGTCCAGGTGAACCTCACCGCCAACACCGACCTCCGCTCGGTGCGCGAGTTCCAGCAGCTGGTCGTGCGCGAGCACGACGGGGCCACCGTCCGCCTGGGCGACGTGGCCGACGTGGCGCTGGGGGCGGAGGACTACGACGCCGAGGTGAACTTCACCGGGGAGACCGCGGTGTTCGTCGGCATCTGGGCGCTGCCCGACGCCAACTCGCTCGACGTGATCAAGCGCGTGCGCACCGAGATGGGCGCGATGCAGACGCAGATCCCCGAGCAGATCAAGGCGGTGGTGGCGTACGACGCGACCGCCTACATCCAGGACGCCATCAAGGACGTCGAGCACACGCTGGCCGAGACGCTGGTCATCGTGGTGATCGTCATCTTCCTGTTCCTCGGCTCGCTCCGGTCGGTGCTGGTGCCGGTGGTGGCCATCCCGGTGTCGCTCATCGGCGCGGTGTTCCTGATGCAGGCGTTCGGGTTCACCCTGAACCTGCTCACGCTGCTCGCCATCGTGCTCTCGGTCGGTCTGGTGGTGGACGACGCCATCGTGGTGGTCGAGAACGTGGAGCGCCACCTGCGCGAGGGGAAGACGCGGATGGAGGCGGCGCTCGCCGGCGTCCGGGAGCTGGTCGGCCCGGTGATCGCCATGACCATCACGCTCGCGGCGGTCTACACGCCCATCGCGTTCCAGGGCGGCCTGACCGGCTCGCTGTTCCGCGAGTTCGCGCTCACGCTCGCCGGCGCGGTGACCATCTCCGGCGTGGTCGCGCTCACGCTCTCGCCCATGATGTCCGCGCACCTGCTCCGCGAGGGCGGGGAGGCGAAGGGCCTGGCCCGCCTGCTGGAGCGCGGCTTCGAGCGGGTGCGCGACGTCTACGCGCGCCACCTGGAGAAGTCGCTCCAGGCGCGCGGCGCCATCTACGCGGCGTGGGTCGCCATCATCGTGCTGGTCGGGGCCATGTTCGCCATGGCGCCCCGCGAGCTCGCGCCCACCGAGGACCAGGGCGTGGTGATGGGGATCGTGAACACGCCGTCCAACTCCACGCTCGAGCAGCTCGTGCCGAACACCAAGGCGGTGAACCGCTCGCTCATGGAGATGCCGGAGGCCGGGTTCACGTTCCAGATCACCCAGCCGACCGGCGGCTTCTGGGGCGTCGGCCTGAAGCCCTGGACCGAGCGCGATCGCACCGCGGCGGAGGTGCTGCACGAGGTGCAGGGGCGCCTCGCGGTCATCCCCGGCATCCAGACGTTCGCGATCCTGCCCCCGGCCCTGCCCGGCGGCGGCAACTTCCCGGTGGAGATCGTCCTCGCCTCCACCGCGGAGACCCAGGAGATCCTCGGGTTCGCGCAGCAGCTCCAGGAGAAGGCGGCCAAGAGCGGCATCTTCGCGTTCCCGCCGCTCATCGACGTCAAGATCGACCAGCCGTCCTCGGAGATCGAGATCGACCGCGAGAAGGTGGCCGAGCTCGGCCTCGACCTGCGCACCGTCGGCCAGGATCTCGGCTCGGCGGTGGGCGGGAACTACGTGAACCGCTTCAACGTGGGCGGCCGCAGCTACAAGGTGATCCCCCAGCTGCTGCGCACCGAGCGGCTCAACCCCGAGCAGCTCGAGGACATCCACGTGACCGGGCCGGACGGGCGCCTCATCCCGCTCGCCTCCATCGCCCGGATCCGCGACCAGGTGACGCCGCGCTCGCTCAACCGCTTCCAGCAGCTCAACGCGGTGAAGCTGAGCGGCGTCGCCATCCGCCCGCTCGACGAGGCGCTGTCGTACCTGGAGGACGAGGCGGGGAAGATCCTGCCGGCCGGGTACGTCATCGACTACACCGGCGAGTCGCGCCAGCTCCGCACCGAGGGGAACAAGTTCCTCCCGGCGTTCCTGCTGGCCATCGTGCTCATCTTCCTGGTGCTCGCCGCCCAGTTCAACAGCTTCCGGGACCCGCTCGTGATCCTGGCCGGCTCGGTGCCGCTCGGCATGTTCGGCGCGCTCGCGCTGGTGTTCCTGAAGATGCCCAACCCGCAGATGCCGTTCTTCACCGACGGCTGGACCACCACGCTCAACGTCTACTCGCAGGTGGGCCTGGTGACGCTGGTGGGCCTGGTCGCGAAGAACGGCATCCTCATCGTCGAGTTCGCGAACAAGCTCCAGGAGCAGGGGCTGTCCAAGGTGGAGGCGGTGCGGCAGGCGGCGGTCACGCGCCTGCGGCCCATCCTCATGACCACCTTCGCGACCGTCTTCGGGCACCTGCCGCTCACCTACGTGACCGGCCCGGGCGCCGAGGCCCGCAACAGCATCGGCCTGGTGCTGGTGGCCGGGATGACGGTGGGCACCGCGTTCACGCTGCTCTTCCTCCCGTCGATCTACGTGCTGATCGCGCGCGACCACCGGAAGGAGGCGCTCGCGGCGCGCCCGGCGGTGCTCGAGCCGGCGGTGAACGTGCCGCTCCACCCGCAGCTCCCCTCGGGCACCGAGCCCTGA
- a CDS encoding efflux RND transporter periplasmic adaptor subunit gives MKSKKQWAVFVVGLVVVLAVLVGVKAGQIVTMVRAGEAFVPPPESITSAKVEAAEWEATRAAVGSLVAVQGVTLAAELPGTVRQIAFESGSNVRRGQLLVRFDTSAEEAQLAAATADAALAKVNLERAQRLRQGEANAQADLDAAEAKAKQADAAVRNLQAIIAKKTVRAPFDGRISIRQVELGQVVSPGSPIASLQSVTPIHADFWLPQQALVDLAAGQKVRLRTDTFPRADWTGEITTVNPEVDPVTRNVRVRATFPNKDGRLRPGMFVNVAVLSAEKHKVLAIPATAVMFAPYGDSVYVIEQKKDANGKPSLVARQQFVRTGERRGDLVAVLDGLKGGETVVSSGVFKLRNGAAVAVNDSLAPRAQLAPKPTEN, from the coding sequence ATGAAGAGCAAGAAGCAGTGGGCAGTGTTCGTGGTGGGCCTGGTGGTGGTGCTCGCCGTCCTGGTCGGGGTGAAGGCCGGGCAGATCGTCACCATGGTGCGGGCCGGCGAGGCGTTCGTGCCGCCGCCGGAGTCGATCACCTCGGCGAAGGTCGAGGCGGCCGAGTGGGAGGCCACCCGGGCGGCGGTCGGCTCGCTGGTGGCGGTGCAGGGCGTGACGCTCGCGGCCGAGCTGCCCGGCACGGTGCGGCAGATCGCGTTCGAGTCCGGCAGCAACGTGCGCCGCGGCCAGCTGCTGGTCCGGTTCGACACCTCCGCCGAGGAGGCGCAGCTCGCCGCCGCCACCGCCGACGCCGCCCTGGCGAAGGTCAACCTGGAGCGCGCGCAGCGGCTGCGGCAGGGCGAGGCGAACGCGCAGGCCGACCTCGACGCGGCCGAGGCGAAGGCGAAGCAGGCCGACGCGGCCGTGCGCAACCTCCAGGCGATCATCGCCAAGAAGACCGTCCGCGCGCCGTTCGACGGGCGGATCTCGATCCGGCAGGTGGAGCTCGGCCAGGTGGTGTCGCCGGGCAGCCCCATCGCCTCGCTGCAGTCGGTGACGCCCATCCACGCGGACTTCTGGCTGCCGCAGCAGGCGCTGGTGGACCTCGCGGCGGGGCAGAAGGTGCGGCTGCGGACGGACACGTTCCCGCGCGCCGACTGGACCGGCGAGATCACCACGGTGAACCCCGAGGTGGATCCGGTCACCCGCAACGTGCGGGTGCGCGCCACCTTCCCGAACAAGGACGGGCGGCTCCGCCCCGGCATGTTCGTGAACGTGGCGGTGCTGTCGGCCGAGAAGCACAAGGTCCTCGCCATCCCCGCGACCGCGGTGATGTTCGCCCCCTACGGCGACTCGGTCTACGTGATCGAGCAGAAGAAGGACGCCAACGGGAAGCCCTCGCTGGTGGCCCGCCAGCAGTTCGTCCGCACCGGGGAGCGCCGCGGCGACCTGGTGGCCGTGCTGGACGGGCTGAAGGGCGGCGAGACCGTGGTCAGCAGCGGCGTGTTCAAGCTGCGGAACGGCGCCGCCGTGGCGGTGAACGACTCGCTGGCGCCGCGCGCGCAGCTCGCGCCGAAGCCGACGGAGAACTGA